The following is a genomic window from Clostridia bacterium.
GCTACCAAATCCTTGATGGTCTTGGAAGGATCTTTTACATATTCTTGCTCTAACAAGCATACTTCTTTGTAGAACTTTTTAACTCTGCCTTCAACCATCTTATCTACAACAGCAACAGGTTTTCCTTCATTTAATGCCTGCGCTTTTAATATTTCTTTTTCTTTCTCTAATTCTTCAGTAGGAACATCTTCTACATTAAGATAAAGCGGATTAGCAGCTGCAATATGAACAGCTATATTGTGAACTAACTCCTTAAACGCATCGCTTCTTGCTACGAAGTCTGTTTCGCAGTTAACTTCTACCAAAACACCTATTCTTCCGCCAAAATGAATATAAGATTCAACAAGACCTTCAGCAGCGATTCTGTCTGCCTTGC
Proteins encoded in this region:
- the tsf gene encoding translation elongation factor Ts; amino-acid sequence: MITTKDIQELRAKSGAGIVDCRNALTEANGNMEKAMEILREKGKAAANRKADRIAAEGLVESYIHFGGRIGVLVEVNCETDFVARSDAFKELVHNIAVHIAAANPLYLNVEDVPTEELEKEKEILKAQALNEGKPVAVVDKMVEGRVKKFYKEVCLLEQEYVKDPSKTIKDLVAEATGKIGEKIAIRRFVRYEVGEGLQKRSDNLAEEVAKQVANAKK